Proteins from a genomic interval of candidate division KSB1 bacterium:
- a CDS encoding DUF4351 domain-containing protein, with protein MKVASRLKRLPRRIAAIFPAFNLKNAALQVHFNLPVITVLIYLERGKYAAFPDGYENELGGLVNAHRFARILLWEHEARIRSGELTELAPFLPLFYDDPKPDILEVENQIIETISDPQQRLELKSIGAIIAARHFSEEIVQRYFKLEFPMIRETTIFKEWLDQRYNEGRVDGEISGKQRLLKKQLERKFGPLSQELKKQLQELDVEQLDLLAMDFLDLATVDDLQAWLMRETASIHLN; from the coding sequence GTGAAGGTTGCGTCACGCTTGAAGCGATTGCCGCGCCGGATCGCCGCGATTTTCCCGGCATTTAATTTAAAAAATGCCGCGTTGCAGGTTCATTTCAATCTGCCGGTGATCACAGTTCTGATCTATTTGGAGCGTGGCAAATACGCTGCTTTTCCCGACGGCTATGAAAATGAACTCGGCGGTCTCGTGAACGCGCATCGGTTTGCGCGAATTTTGCTTTGGGAACATGAAGCGAGAATTCGAAGTGGTGAGTTAACAGAGTTGGCGCCGTTTCTGCCGTTGTTTTATGATGACCCCAAACCTGATATCTTGGAGGTAGAGAATCAGATAATTGAGACAATTTCTGATCCGCAGCAACGTTTGGAGTTGAAAAGTATCGGGGCGATCATTGCAGCGCGGCATTTTAGTGAAGAAATCGTTCAACGATATTTTAAGCTGGAGTTCCCCATGATCCGTGAAACCACAATTTTTAAAGAATGGCTCGACCAGCGCTATAATGAAGGCCGCGTTGATGGCGAAATCAGCGGCAAGCAACGGCTCTTGAAAAAACAGCTTGAAAGAAAATTCGGACCGCTTTCACAGGAGCTAAAAAAACAGTTGCAGGAACTTGACGTCGAGCAGTTGGATTTGCTCGCCATGGATTTCCTTGATCTTGCAACCGTCGATGATCTGCAAGCCTGGCTGATGCGCGAGACAGCATCAATTCACCTCAACTGA
- a CDS encoding lipoate--protein ligase family protein, whose product MRWRFLNTGAQAGDYNMALDAAMAQSSVTNAPALRVFKWQPDCISLGYHQNAGEIDLEKCRQAGIEVTRRPTGGRAILHAQELTYSVVIPATHDWFKILPLDLYRHLSEAIAVGLRHLGAEVDFAPGEKLHVEGRPLRMACFASAARNELTAAGKKIVGSAQRRFRQGILQHGSILLDAAHEKLPEFLTGDESGRAIERRRLKNHTTTLRQVCGRLVDFEETALALRRGFAETLNIDFLNDAITAEEHKIAERWQERFRILNLKPREELCASKPLQS is encoded by the coding sequence ATGCGCTGGCGATTTCTCAACACCGGCGCGCAGGCCGGCGATTATAACATGGCGCTCGACGCGGCCATGGCGCAAAGCAGTGTCACCAACGCGCCGGCGCTGCGGGTTTTCAAATGGCAGCCGGATTGCATCTCGCTGGGTTATCATCAAAATGCCGGTGAAATCGATCTGGAAAAATGCCGGCAAGCGGGCATCGAGGTGACGAGACGTCCAACCGGCGGCCGGGCGATTTTACACGCGCAGGAACTGACCTACAGTGTCGTCATTCCGGCAACGCATGACTGGTTCAAAATTTTGCCGCTCGATCTTTACCGCCATTTGAGCGAAGCGATTGCCGTCGGCTTGCGACATCTCGGCGCCGAGGTTGATTTCGCGCCGGGAGAAAAGCTGCACGTCGAAGGCCGGCCGCTGCGGATGGCTTGTTTTGCCAGCGCGGCGCGCAACGAATTGACCGCTGCCGGAAAAAAAATCGTCGGTAGCGCGCAAAGGCGGTTCCGCCAGGGAATTTTGCAGCACGGCTCGATTCTGCTCGACGCGGCGCACGAAAAGTTGCCGGAATTTTTAACCGGCGATGAAAGCGGCCGCGCCATCGAGCGCCGGCGCTTGAAAAATCATACCACCACCTTGCGGCAAGTCTGCGGCCGCCTCGTCGATTTTGAGGAAACCGCGTTGGCGTTGCGCCGCGGTTTTGCTGAGACCTTGAACATCGATTTTTTAAATGATGCGATAACCGCTGAAGAACACAAAATAGCCGAGAGGTGGCAAGAACGTTTTCGGATCCTGAACCTTAAACCAAGAGAGGAATTATGCGCAAGCAAACCACTGCAATCCTGA
- a CDS encoding 1-deoxy-D-xylulose-5-phosphate reductoisomerase, which translates to MKRLTILGSTGSIGVNCLNVVETHAGEFEVAYLAAHANVALLHQQAQRFRPRAVVVVQPPAERNWMERFKKIGVEFLTGAAALVEIAGATDVEVVVNAIVGAAGLPATRQALQKGRTVALANKETLVVAGELITATARKHGGVLIPIDSEHSAVWQCLVGESRQRIEKLVLTASGGPFRQRPKDDFAGITVAEALNHPNWTMGRKITIDSATLMNKGLEVIEAHWLFEVAVDRIHVVIHPQSIIHSMVEFVDGSIKAQLGVPDMRVPIQYALTYPDRLPNEFPRLNFQQWRQLDFHEPDLEKFMCLRLAYEALREGGTAPAVLNAANEEAVHAFLAETIRFDRIPHLIDSALQKHQNHRQADFDGVLAADRWARDFVKKQIGC; encoded by the coding sequence ATGAAACGTCTGACCATTCTGGGTTCAACCGGCTCCATCGGCGTCAATTGTTTGAACGTGGTGGAGACGCACGCCGGTGAATTTGAAGTCGCTTATTTGGCGGCGCACGCCAATGTGGCGCTGCTCCATCAACAAGCGCAGCGCTTTCGGCCCCGCGCCGTCGTCGTCGTGCAGCCGCCGGCCGAGCGGAATTGGATGGAACGTTTCAAAAAAATCGGCGTCGAGTTTTTAACCGGCGCCGCGGCTTTGGTGGAAATCGCCGGCGCGACTGATGTCGAAGTCGTGGTGAATGCCATCGTCGGCGCTGCCGGCTTGCCGGCCACGCGGCAGGCGCTGCAGAAAGGCCGCACCGTGGCGTTGGCCAACAAAGAAACGCTGGTCGTCGCCGGGGAATTGATCACCGCCACGGCGCGAAAGCACGGCGGTGTGTTGATTCCGATTGACAGCGAGCACAGCGCGGTGTGGCAATGCCTGGTGGGCGAATCGCGGCAGCGCATCGAGAAGCTGGTTCTCACCGCCTCCGGCGGGCCGTTTCGGCAGCGTCCCAAAGATGATTTCGCCGGCATCACCGTCGCCGAAGCGTTGAATCATCCCAACTGGACGATGGGCCGCAAGATCACGATTGATTCGGCGACGCTGATGAACAAAGGCCTGGAGGTGATCGAAGCGCATTGGCTCTTCGAGGTGGCGGTGGATCGCATTCACGTCGTGATTCACCCGCAGTCGATCATTCACTCGATGGTGGAATTTGTCGACGGCTCGATCAAAGCGCAATTGGGCGTTCCGGATATGAGAGTGCCGATTCAATACGCCCTGACTTATCCGGATCGGCTGCCGAATGAATTTCCGCGTCTGAATTTTCAACAGTGGCGCCAGCTCGATTTTCACGAGCCGGATCTCGAGAAATTTATGTGCTTGCGTTTGGCGTACGAAGCGCTGCGCGAAGGCGGCACCGCTCCGGCGGTTCTCAATGCGGCGAACGAAGAGGCGGTACACGCTTTTTTAGCCGAGACCATCCGCTTCGACCGCATTCCGCATCTCATTGACAGCGCCTTGCAAAAGCACCAGAACCACCGCCAGGCGGATTTTGACGGCGTGCTGGCGGCGGATCGGTGGGCGCGGGATTTTGTCAAAAAACAAATAGGATGTTGA
- the rseP gene encoding RIP metalloprotease RseP, giving the protein MSLHDVLVFIPVLGLLVFVHELGHFLAAKWAGVRVERFSLGFPPRMIGKKIGDTDYCISWIPLGGYVKMAGMIDESMDAKIDGQPWEFMSKPVWKRAIIIAAGPLMNVVLTIAFFAALHFHYGIPVPTNEPVVDQVIIGSPAEGIGLQPNDRILAINGEGVETWEKLTTLIHANPEKPITIEWERNGEKLQAVVTPRLDPQDQRGKIGIGPKVEVRAAGIGESFVLAFVRSWWITREIGKFIGRLFSGKESVREGLAGPVQMMKMAGQFAREGFAEVINFVALISLQLALLNLFPIPALDGGHLLLLGIEKILRRPVSLRARLVVQQIGMALLLALMAFIVINDVQKILR; this is encoded by the coding sequence ATGTCACTTCATGATGTGCTCGTTTTTATCCCGGTTCTCGGCTTGCTCGTTTTCGTCCATGAACTGGGGCATTTTCTCGCCGCCAAGTGGGCCGGGGTTCGCGTCGAGCGCTTTTCGCTCGGCTTTCCGCCGCGGATGATCGGCAAAAAAATCGGTGACACCGACTACTGCATTTCATGGATTCCGCTCGGCGGCTACGTGAAAATGGCCGGCATGATCGACGAAAGCATGGATGCGAAGATCGACGGTCAGCCGTGGGAGTTCATGTCGAAACCGGTTTGGAAACGCGCCATCATCATCGCCGCCGGGCCGTTGATGAACGTGGTTCTGACCATCGCGTTTTTTGCAGCGCTGCATTTTCATTACGGCATTCCGGTGCCGACGAATGAGCCGGTTGTGGATCAAGTCATCATCGGTTCCCCCGCTGAAGGCATCGGCTTGCAGCCGAATGACCGCATTCTTGCGATCAACGGTGAAGGCGTTGAAACATGGGAGAAGCTGACCACGCTGATTCATGCGAATCCTGAAAAGCCAATCACCATCGAATGGGAGCGCAACGGCGAAAAGTTGCAAGCCGTGGTCACGCCGCGACTCGACCCGCAGGATCAGCGCGGTAAAATCGGCATCGGCCCGAAAGTCGAAGTTCGCGCCGCCGGTATTGGGGAATCTTTCGTCCTGGCCTTTGTACGGTCGTGGTGGATCACCCGCGAAATCGGCAAATTTATCGGACGGCTTTTTTCCGGCAAAGAATCGGTTCGCGAAGGCCTGGCCGGGCCCGTGCAAATGATGAAAATGGCCGGCCAGTTTGCGCGCGAAGGCTTCGCGGAGGTCATCAACTTCGTGGCGCTCATCAGCCTGCAGCTCGCCCTGCTCAATCTTTTTCCGATCCCGGCGCTGGACGGCGGTCATCTCCTGCTTTTGGGCATCGAAAAAATCTTGCGCCGCCCGGTTTCGCTGCGCGCCCGTTTGGTGGTGCAGCAAATCGGCATGGCCTTGCTGCTGGCCTTGATGGCTTTCATCGTCATTAACGATGTTCAAAAAATCCTTAGATGA
- a CDS encoding pyridoxal phosphate-dependent aminotransferase, whose protein sequence is MQFAKRMERLGTETAFEVLGRAKALEAQGRKIIHLEIGEPDFDTPLFIREAAREALKRGRTHYTPAAGIPELRQAICDEVQRRRGVTVRPENVVVTPGAKPIIYFPLTALIEDGDEVIYPNPGFPIYESVIEFVGGKAVPLHLKEENEFRVDLNELESLLTPRTRMIIINSPQNPTGGILTRDDVRAIAAIARSKNLLILADEVYKNIVYEHEHASILSEPGMLERTILLDGFSKTYAMTGWRLGFGVMPAALAQKVEQLMINSNSCTTTFVQDAGVAALRGPHDEVDAFVREFKKRRDLMVDGLNQIKGVRCLKPGGAFYCFPNISRLPMSSKQLADLLLNEAGVAVLSGTAFGKFGEGYLRLSYANSLENIQEALRKMKQVIEAL, encoded by the coding sequence ATGCAATTTGCCAAACGGATGGAGCGGTTGGGTACGGAGACGGCGTTCGAGGTGCTCGGCAGGGCAAAAGCTTTAGAAGCGCAAGGAAGAAAAATCATTCATTTGGAAATTGGCGAGCCGGATTTTGATACGCCGCTTTTTATCCGCGAAGCGGCGAGGGAGGCCCTGAAAAGAGGCCGCACGCATTATACGCCGGCCGCTGGCATACCCGAGCTGCGCCAGGCCATTTGCGACGAAGTCCAGCGCCGCCGTGGCGTCACCGTTCGTCCGGAAAACGTCGTCGTCACCCCCGGCGCCAAGCCGATTATTTATTTCCCGCTCACCGCCCTGATCGAAGACGGCGACGAAGTCATTTATCCCAATCCCGGTTTTCCGATTTATGAATCCGTGATCGAATTCGTCGGCGGCAAGGCCGTGCCGCTGCATTTAAAAGAAGAAAACGAGTTTCGTGTCGATCTCAATGAATTGGAATCCTTGCTCACGCCGCGCACGCGGATGATCATCATCAACTCGCCGCAAAATCCAACCGGCGGCATCCTCACCCGCGACGATGTCCGCGCCATCGCCGCCATTGCCCGTTCAAAAAACCTCCTGATTCTCGCCGACGAAGTTTACAAAAATATTGTTTACGAGCACGAGCACGCCAGCATTCTTTCGGAGCCGGGCATGCTGGAGCGAACGATTCTGCTCGACGGCTTTTCCAAAACTTACGCGATGACCGGCTGGCGGCTCGGTTTTGGCGTGATGCCGGCGGCCCTGGCCCAAAAAGTCGAGCAGCTCATGATTAACAGCAACAGTTGCACCACGACGTTCGTGCAAGACGCCGGCGTCGCCGCTTTGCGCGGCCCGCACGACGAAGTCGATGCCTTCGTGCGTGAATTCAAAAAACGGCGCGACCTCATGGTCGACGGCCTGAATCAAATCAAAGGCGTGCGGTGTTTGAAGCCCGGCGGTGCGTTTTATTGTTTCCCCAACATCAGCCGCTTGCCGATGAGCAGCAAGCAGCTCGCTGATCTTCTGCTCAACGAAGCCGGCGTCGCCGTGCTTTCCGGAACCGCCTTCGGCAAATTCGGCGAAGGCTATTTGCGCCTGAGCTACGCCAATTCGCTTGAGAACATTCAGGAAGCTTTGCGGAAGATGAAGCAGGTGATTGAAGCGCTGTAA
- the gcvT gene encoding glycine cleavage system aminomethyltransferase GcvT, which yields MAHDTAKPASIKKTSLYNIHASLGAKLVEFAGFWMPVQYRGIIEEHRKVRSSVGVFDVSHMGEFEFHGKAAGEFLQRLTINDVSKLAAYQAQYSALCYPDGGIVDDVIVYRWPDHYLMVVNAANIEKDFAWLAQHATSDLGLIDRSDEYSLLAVQGRNAQATLQKITKLNLAEIKYYWFAFGEIAGVPAFISRTGYTGEDGFEVGLAPEHSEKVWGAIFEAGQEFGIEPIGLGARDTLRLEMKYCLYGNDIDQTTNPLEAGLGWITKLDKGDFIGREAMAKMKAAGIPRRLVGFEMEGKSIARHNYPILKDGAPIGRVTSGTFSPSLEKSIGMGYVASEHAAAGTELMIDIRGRAAKAKIVKTPFYQRTY from the coding sequence ATGGCTCACGACACAGCAAAACCCGCAAGCATTAAAAAAACGTCTCTGTATAACATTCACGCCTCGCTTGGTGCGAAGCTTGTCGAGTTCGCCGGATTTTGGATGCCGGTGCAGTATCGCGGCATCATTGAAGAGCATCGCAAAGTTCGCAGCAGCGTCGGGGTCTTCGACGTTTCGCACATGGGTGAGTTTGAATTTCATGGCAAGGCTGCCGGGGAATTTTTGCAGCGCCTGACGATCAACGACGTCTCGAAGCTCGCCGCCTATCAAGCGCAATACTCGGCGCTTTGTTATCCCGACGGCGGCATTGTCGATGACGTCATCGTTTACCGCTGGCCCGATCATTACCTGATGGTGGTGAATGCTGCAAACATTGAGAAAGATTTCGCCTGGCTTGCACAACATGCGACTTCGGACCTCGGACTCATCGACCGGAGTGACGAATACAGCTTGCTTGCGGTTCAAGGCCGAAATGCGCAAGCGACGCTGCAGAAAATAACGAAACTCAATCTTGCCGAGATTAAATATTACTGGTTTGCCTTCGGAGAAATCGCCGGCGTACCGGCCTTCATTTCGCGCACCGGCTACACCGGCGAGGATGGTTTTGAAGTTGGCTTGGCGCCAGAGCATTCTGAAAAAGTTTGGGGCGCGATTTTTGAAGCCGGCCAGGAGTTTGGCATCGAGCCGATCGGGCTCGGCGCGCGCGATACGCTGCGCTTGGAAATGAAATATTGCCTCTACGGCAACGACATCGATCAAACCACTAACCCGCTCGAGGCCGGACTCGGCTGGATCACGAAATTGGATAAGGGCGATTTCATTGGCCGCGAGGCAATGGCCAAAATGAAAGCCGCCGGCATTCCGCGCCGGCTGGTGGGATTTGAGATGGAAGGCAAAAGCATCGCGCGTCACAATTATCCGATTTTAAAAGATGGCGCGCCAATTGGCCGCGTGACCAGCGGCACGTTTTCACCGAGTTTGGAAAAATCAATCGGAATGGGTTATGTTGCCAGTGAACATGCCGCCGCCGGCACGGAGCTGATGATTGATATTCGCGGGCGCGCCGCCAAGGCGAAAATCGTCAAGACGCCGTTTTATCAGCGGACGTATTGA
- a CDS encoding M20/M25/M40 family metallo-hydrolase, whose translation MFMKKTLWLLGVLFFPAAAGAQVKIDSVQLLHDVKALSADSMQGRKSCTAGSQKARQYILAAFKKNRLQAFDGDFRQFFSYSHRGERCDTAANLIGYFPGASPDAIVLSAHYDHLGIHNGKIFPGADDNASGVAALLAVMAYFSRNRPRHTLVFAAFDAEESGLHGAKAFVNNLPLDKKNVVLNVNLDMVSRNDKNELYAAGCRHYPFLKPYLEKTAKTSAVKLLFGHDSGNSSDNWTDASDHAPFHRAGIPFIYFGVEDHQDYHQPTDVFARIQPKFFVNAVSTIVEAVIAFDTNLEEIKSKMPNRPASGN comes from the coding sequence ATGTTCATGAAAAAAACGTTGTGGCTTCTCGGCGTTTTATTTTTTCCCGCCGCCGCCGGCGCGCAGGTAAAAATTGATTCCGTGCAATTGTTGCATGACGTGAAAGCGTTGTCGGCCGATTCGATGCAAGGGCGAAAAAGCTGCACCGCCGGCAGCCAAAAAGCCCGGCAGTATATTCTCGCCGCGTTCAAGAAAAATCGCCTGCAAGCTTTCGATGGGGACTTTCGGCAATTCTTTTCTTATTCTCATCGCGGCGAGCGCTGTGACACCGCGGCAAATTTAATCGGATATTTCCCCGGCGCCTCGCCGGATGCCATCGTGCTTTCCGCGCATTATGATCATTTGGGCATTCACAACGGAAAAATTTTCCCCGGCGCCGATGACAACGCCTCCGGCGTCGCCGCGCTGCTCGCGGTGATGGCGTATTTCAGCCGCAACCGCCCGCGACACACGCTGGTATTCGCCGCCTTCGACGCCGAAGAGTCGGGTTTGCACGGCGCCAAGGCTTTCGTCAATAACCTGCCGCTTGACAAAAAAAACGTTGTTTTAAATGTCAATCTCGACATGGTGAGCCGGAACGATAAAAACGAGCTTTACGCCGCCGGCTGCCGGCATTACCCTTTTTTAAAACCGTATTTGGAAAAAACTGCCAAAACCAGCGCGGTGAAATTGCTTTTCGGCCACGACAGCGGAAACTCGAGCGACAATTGGACCGACGCTTCCGACCATGCGCCATTTCATCGAGCCGGCATTCCCTTCATTTATTTTGGCGTCGAAGATCATCAAGATTATCACCAACCCACCGACGTTTTTGCCCGCATTCAGCCGAAATTTTTTGTCAATGCGGTTTCGACAATTGTCGAGGCCGTCATCGCGTTTGACACCAATCTCGAAGAAATTAAATCAAAAATGCCAAACCGGCCGGCCAGCGGAAATTGA
- the lysC gene encoding lysine-sensitive aspartokinase 3: MTAANSGKIKMIVMKFGGTSVQDAAAMRNVADIVMRERERTPLVVVSACAGVTNALLGMARKSVDGKADEAAGDIAGLQDRHTSIAETLFPQTKSRHSDDVRSLVKNKIARDCRELKKLVQSLAILKELTPRTLDQFTAFGEQWSSLLLSHELLQRGAAVSLVDARKVLVTGNEFTRATPLFDLTAANAKKIFQPLLRQGRIVVTQGFIGATQSGITTTIGRGGSDYSAAIFGAALDAEEIQIWTDVDGVLSADPSILPEARRIKLMTFNEAAELAYFGAKVLHPSTILPAIRKNIPVRVLNSKRPEGNGTLITNAKTPAPCIVKSIAYKEHITIITVQSTRMLMAHGFLARLFEVFAKHQKSIDVIATSEVGVSLTIDNAEHLDSVLAELRQFAEVRVEPQRAVFCVVGENIKSTRGIASRVFAALDRAGVNVELISFGGSEVNLTFVISEAQIATAVKCLHDEFFFNVTEWHEIFE, encoded by the coding sequence ATGACAGCAGCAAACTCCGGGAAGATCAAGATGATCGTCATGAAATTCGGCGGCACCTCGGTTCAGGATGCCGCCGCGATGCGCAACGTCGCTGATATCGTCATGCGCGAGCGCGAGAGGACTCCGCTCGTCGTGGTTTCCGCCTGTGCTGGCGTCACCAACGCCCTGCTCGGCATGGCCAGAAAAAGCGTCGACGGCAAAGCTGACGAAGCCGCCGGCGACATTGCTGGCTTGCAGGATCGGCACACCAGTATCGCCGAAACACTTTTTCCCCAAACAAAATCCCGCCACAGCGATGACGTCCGGTCTTTAGTGAAAAATAAAATCGCCCGTGATTGCCGTGAGCTGAAAAAACTCGTGCAAAGCCTCGCGATCTTGAAAGAACTGACGCCGCGAACGCTCGACCAATTTACCGCCTTTGGGGAGCAATGGTCTTCGCTGCTGCTCAGCCATGAGCTGCTGCAGCGCGGCGCCGCGGTGAGCTTGGTCGACGCCCGCAAGGTTTTGGTGACCGGCAATGAATTTACGCGCGCGACGCCTTTGTTCGATCTCACCGCTGCCAACGCCAAAAAAATTTTCCAGCCGCTGTTGCGCCAGGGAAGGATCGTCGTCACCCAAGGCTTTATCGGCGCCACGCAAAGCGGCATCACCACGACGATCGGGCGCGGCGGTTCGGATTATTCTGCCGCCATCTTCGGCGCTGCGCTCGATGCCGAAGAAATTCAAATCTGGACGGACGTCGACGGCGTGCTCAGCGCCGACCCTTCCATTCTTCCGGAGGCGCGGCGGATCAAGCTGATGACCTTCAACGAAGCCGCGGAGCTGGCGTACTTCGGCGCGAAGGTCTTGCACCCCAGCACGATTTTGCCTGCAATCCGCAAAAACATTCCCGTGCGCGTCTTGAATTCCAAACGGCCGGAAGGCAACGGCACGCTCATCACCAACGCGAAGACGCCAGCGCCGTGCATTGTCAAATCGATTGCCTACAAGGAGCATATCACCATTATCACGGTGCAAAGCACCCGCATGTTGATGGCGCACGGTTTTCTCGCGCGCTTGTTCGAGGTGTTCGCCAAGCACCAGAAGAGCATCGACGTCATCGCGACCTCGGAGGTCGGGGTTTCGCTGACCATCGACAACGCGGAGCATCTCGATTCGGTCCTGGCAGAACTGCGGCAGTTTGCGGAGGTGCGCGTCGAGCCGCAGCGCGCGGTGTTTTGCGTCGTCGGTGAAAACATCAAATCGACGCGAGGCATTGCCAGCCGCGTCTTTGCCGCGCTGGATCGCGCCGGCGTCAACGTCGAGCTGATCTCATTCGGCGGCTCGGAGGTCAATCTGACTTTTGTGATCAGCGAAGCGCAAATCGCGACGGCAGTCAAATGCCTGCACGACGAATTCTTTTTCAATGTAACCGAATGGCATGAAATCTTTGAATAA
- a CDS encoding enoyl-ACP reductase — translation MSQKNYGLLDGKKGIVFGPLDDKSIGWHIALAAHREGAKLAISNVKVAFRLGTVEELAKLCGDAPLIACDASSSEELETAFTELKEKLGPVDFIVHSIGMSPNIRKKRPYDDLNYEWYHKTLDVSAMSLHRIISQALKAEAINDGGSIVALSYIGAQRTFSSYSDMGDAKALLESIARSFGSRLGKRGIRVNTVSQSPTKTTAGSGIEGFDVLYDFAEKVSPLGNATAEDCADYVVTLLSDLTRKVTMQNLFHDGGFSSMGISDALIEAFYGKKEHS, via the coding sequence ATGAGCCAAAAAAATTATGGATTGCTTGATGGAAAAAAGGGGATTGTTTTTGGGCCGCTGGACGACAAGAGCATCGGCTGGCACATTGCGTTGGCCGCGCATCGCGAAGGCGCCAAGCTGGCGATCTCAAATGTCAAAGTGGCTTTTCGCCTGGGAACGGTCGAGGAGCTGGCCAAGCTGTGCGGCGACGCGCCTTTAATCGCCTGCGACGCCAGCTCGAGTGAAGAGCTGGAAACGGCGTTCACTGAGCTAAAGGAGAAGCTTGGGCCGGTCGATTTTATCGTGCACTCCATTGGCATGTCGCCCAACATCCGCAAGAAGCGGCCTTACGATGATTTAAATTACGAGTGGTATCACAAAACGCTGGACGTTTCAGCGATGTCGCTGCACCGGATCATTTCCCAGGCGCTCAAAGCCGAGGCCATCAACGACGGCGGCAGCATCGTGGCGCTGAGTTATATCGGCGCGCAGCGGACTTTTTCCAGTTATTCGGACATGGGCGATGCGAAAGCGCTGCTCGAAAGCATTGCCCGCAGCTTCGGGTCGCGGCTTGGCAAGCGCGGCATTCGCGTGAATACCGTGTCACAGAGTCCGACGAAAACCACCGCCGGCAGCGGCATCGAGGGTTTCGACGTGCTGTATGACTTCGCGGAAAAGGTTTCGCCGTTGGGCAACGCTACTGCCGAAGACTGCGCCGATTACGTGGTGACCCTGCTCTCAGACTTGACGCGCAAGGTCACCATGCAAAATCTTTTCCACGACGGCGGCTTCAGCTCGATGGGCATCAGCGATGCTCTCATCGAAGCGTTTTATGGAAAGAAAGAGCACTCATGA
- the asd gene encoding aspartate-semialdehyde dehydrogenase, giving the protein MREKIKVGVLGATGAVGQKFVQLLATHPWFELAAVAASERSVGKTYGEAARWFQNTPLPERIRHLIVKPCRPGLDCQIVFSGLDASVAGEVETEFADAGYAVFSNARNHRLDDDVPLVIPELNADHLQLIAWQQKKRGGSGFMVTNSNCSTMFLAMALGPLHQAFGVEKVFVATMQAISGAGYPGVAALDILGNVIPFINGEEEKIEIETRKILGALAGTRVQLADFVISAQTNRVPVEDGHTECVAVKFKKPASVEAIKERLQNFRGLPQELNLPSAPPQPIIVMEEPDRPQPRRDAMAANGMATLVGRIRPCPLLDFRFVILGHNTIRGAAGASILNAELLVAQGKI; this is encoded by the coding sequence ATGAGAGAAAAAATCAAAGTCGGCGTGCTCGGCGCCACCGGCGCGGTGGGGCAAAAATTCGTGCAGTTGCTGGCAACTCATCCCTGGTTTGAATTGGCGGCAGTCGCCGCTTCCGAGCGTTCAGTTGGCAAAACGTATGGCGAAGCGGCGCGGTGGTTTCAAAACACGCCGCTGCCGGAACGAATTCGCCATCTCATCGTGAAGCCCTGCCGCCCGGGGCTTGATTGCCAGATTGTTTTTTCCGGCCTCGATGCTTCCGTGGCAGGCGAAGTCGAAACCGAATTTGCCGACGCCGGATACGCCGTCTTCAGCAACGCGCGCAATCATCGCCTCGATGACGACGTGCCGCTGGTCATTCCGGAGCTGAATGCCGATCATCTGCAGTTGATTGCATGGCAGCAAAAAAAACGCGGCGGTTCCGGCTTCATGGTGACGAATTCCAATTGTTCCACCATGTTTCTGGCGATGGCGCTCGGGCCGCTGCATCAAGCCTTCGGCGTGGAAAAAGTTTTTGTGGCGACGATGCAGGCGATTTCCGGCGCCGGCTATCCGGGCGTCGCCGCGCTGGATATTCTCGGCAACGTGATTCCGTTTATCAACGGCGAAGAGGAAAAAATCGAAATCGAAACGCGAAAAATTCTCGGCGCGTTGGCGGGCACTCGCGTGCAATTGGCAGACTTCGTCATCAGCGCGCAGACCAACCGCGTGCCGGTGGAGGATGGCCACACCGAATGCGTTGCCGTCAAATTCAAAAAGCCAGCTTCCGTCGAAGCCATTAAAGAACGCCTGCAAAATTTTCGCGGCTTGCCGCAAGAGCTCAATTTGCCCTCGGCGCCGCCGCAGCCAATTATCGTGATGGAAGAGCCGGACCGGCCGCAACCCCGGCGCGACGCCATGGCTGCCAATGGCATGGCCACGCTCGTGGGCCGCATTCGTCCCTGCCCGCTATTGGATTTTCGTTTTGTGATTTTGGGCCACAACACCATTCGCGGCGCCGCCGGCGCCTCGATTTTGAACGCGGAACTGTTGGTGGCGCAGGGGAAAATTTAA